The Paenibacillus yonginensis genome segment CTTCCCCCTTGGCGGGGAACAGCACCAGGTTTTGGCCGCCAAAGGTTAAAGTTACACTTTTATCCGCGGGTCTCCAGTCTACCTGGATGCCGAGGGAGCGCGCAATCTCCCGCACCGGCTTCAATTCGGGTTTCGGATAAGCGCTTTCGGAAGCGGGAGTGTTCTGACCGGCTTCGTCTGCCTGCGCCTCGGCCACTCCTGCGGCAGGCAGGATAAGACCTAAAGCGAGGGCGGCAGCGGTTGCTTTTTTCGAAAATAACTCCTTCTTCATGACACGATTCCTCCAATTCACGGATAAGGATTTTAAGAGACTTTCAGCGTTCACTAGGAAGTAAAAACAAGCAGCAGGACAATAATGACAAACGGGGCAAGGAAAAACAACCAGGCCAGCGGCCGCGCGAAGTTGACGGTCCAGCCGATGCCGACTCTTTTTTCGATAAACAGGGAAGGGTCATTCGGGTTGTAATATGTGCTGCCTCCAAGCTTCCAATGCCGGTCGTCGTCGACGGGAACGGCTGAAGGATTGCCTTCCGTTCCGGATTTCCGGGCAAGCCGGGTTCCGCTTTGTCCGGTGGAGAAGGACATCCAGATCGAGCCGGCTACGATGAGTAGTGGGATGGACAGGGCGACGGGGGAGATCCATTTCGGGTCAATGGAATAAATCATCGTCAGCTGCATGAAGAAGAACAACACCACCAGCAGGAGGCTCATGGCAAAATTAAGACAGACCAGCGCCGGCGGAAAGCTGCGTTCCTGCGCGAGGATTCCTCCGGATCGGCCGGATTCAGCTGCTGCTTGGATTTATAAATAATGAAGTTAATGGACAGCAGCAGGCCCGTCATAAAGAGCTGAAGCAGGTTGGGAAGCAGCAGGATGCGGACGGATTTTGTTTCCATGCGGTCCACATTGCCGTTCAGGTCATAATGCATCGGAATCTGATCCGGTATCCGGTCGTATTGCGCAAGTGCAAACACCGCGCAGGCGATAATGATCGCCAGGTGGATCAGATACCATTTGCCGGACAGGATCAGCCGCTGCTTGCGGAAAGAGGTGTCCAGCGGGAGCGCCGTTTTCCCCGGCGTGGAGGCAGCGGGAAGCGAAGCCTTCAAAGCTTTCATTTTGCCGTAAAAATACAGATGCAGCACAAAAGTGCCGATCAGGAGGGCAACTGCAAAACCCGCTACGGCAATGCCTATTGTGTCCGCCTTCATTTGAACGGCTGCAAACCCGAAGGCGAGGCCGAAAATCAGGCATAATACCGTACTCAGCAGGGCATAACGTTTTCGCATGTCCGCAACAGGCGGACTGTTCCATACCTCCTCGCTGACGGTAATGCCGAAGCTGACCGTTCTCCGGGTTAAATAAGGAAGCGCGATCTGGAGGACGGAGATCGGGATAAAAATCAGGAAGAACAAAACAACGTTAATGGTGTTCATGGCGTAGGCTCCTTTCCGGATTGGGGCGGGGAAGGCGAGATTTGTTCGTACAGCTTCTGAACCTGGCTTAGCAGACCGCTTAGATTCATGCCGCGCAGAATAGACTCGGCAATGATCGGCCGCAGCTGCTCCAGCTGTTTGGCCATAAATTCAGGCGTCAAGCCAGGCAGGCCGTCCGGCTGAACGACAACCCCTTTTTGCCGGTGGATTTGAATATACCCCTCTTGCTTAAGCAGCGTGTAGGCTTTATTGACGGTGTGCAGATTGACCCCGATATCCGCAGCAAGATGGCGGACGGAAGGAAGGGCTTCGCCTGGCTTCAGCCTGCTTGCTGCAATGCCTTCGATAATTTGGTTCATAAGCTGTATATAAATCGGGACCTCGGATTGCATGTCGAGCTGAATGATCATGGCGAAAATCACCATCCTTTTGTTTTAACTGTTATATTTGTAGTATAACAGTTAAAACAAAAGGTGTAAAGGGGACGTGAATGAGCGAGAGTGCAGGAAGGGCGAGCGTGCAGAAGCGCGTGCAGAAGCAGATGCAGAAGCAAACCGTGGAAAAATAAAAACAAGACCTTCCGCCGCAGGGGATAACCCCTAACAATCGAAAGGTCTTGTTGTTGTAAGTGATCTTATAGTGCGGCTGGTATACGTTTAATTAAACGCCTACCTGAATCATTTGGCGCAGTACGGTTTGCAGGATGCCGCCATTATGGTAATAATCAACATCTACCATGCTGTCCAGGCGAGCTGCAACCGGGAATTCAAACTGGGTGCCGTCGGTACGGGTAGCGACAACGGTCAGGATTTGACCCGGCTTCACCTCATTGCTGAGACCGAGAATATCAAAGGTTTCGGTTCCGTCAATGCCGAGGCTCTTCCAGCTGCCACCTTCCTGGAACTGCAGCGGCAGGACGCCCATGCCGACCAGGTTGCTGCGGTGAATCCGTTCAAAGCTTTCGGCGATGACGGCTTTAACGCCCAGCAAATACGTGCCTTTCGCAGCCCAGTCACGGGAGCTGCCTGTGCCGTATTCTTTACCGGCGATAACAACCAGATTATTGCCTTCGCTTTGATACTTCATGGATGCATCATAGATGGACATGACTTCGTCTGTCGGCAGATATTTCGTAACGCCGCCCTCGGTGCCCGGAGCCACCTGGTTGCGGATCCGGATGTTGGCGAACGTACCGCGCATCATCACTTCATGATTGCCGCGGCGGGAGCCGTAGGAGTTGAAATCCTTGCGGGCGACGCCGTGGTCGTTCAAGTAAATGCCGGCCGGGCTGGACGGCGAGATGTTGCCAGCAGGCGAGATATGGTCCGTGGTCACGGAATCGCCGAGCAGGGCAAGCACGCGGGCTTTGCGGATTTCGCCGATATCCTTCAGGCCGTCAGCGATATGCTCGAAGAACGGCGGATTGGCGATATAAGTGGATTTCTCATCCCATTCGTAGAGCTCGCCTTCCGGCACAGGGATAGAGTTCCAGCGTTCGTTCTGCGTAAAGACGTTCTCGTATTTGCTGCGGAACATTTCCGGGCTGACGGACAGGCCGATCGCTTCCTTGATTTCCTGCGAAGAAGGCCAGATGTCCTTCAGGAATACCGGTTCCCCGGCTTGATCGTAACCAAGCGGCTCGGTTTGCAGGTCGATATTGACGGTTCCGGCCAGCGCATAAGCAACAACAAGCGGCGGGGACGCCAGATAGTTGGCTTTCACCTGCGCATGGACGCGGCCTTCAAAGTTCCGGTTGCCGGACAAGACGGCAGCGACGGTCAGATCGTTGTCGGCAATGGCGGCACTGACTTCGTCAGGCAGCGGGCCGGAGTTGCCGATACAGGTTGCGCAGCCGTAGCCGGCTACGTGGAAGCCAAGCTGCTCAAGCGGACCGATCAGGCCGGCTTTCTCCAGGTATTGTGTTACAACAAGGGAGCCGGGCGTCAAGCTGCTTTTGACATAAGCCGGTTTGGTCAAGCCGCGTTCTACAGCTTTCTTCGCGAGCAAACCTGCACCAAGCATAACACTCGGGTTGGAGGTATTCGTACAGCTGGTGATCGCCGCGATTACGACCGCTCCGGTTCCGAGCAGGCTTTCGCGTCCATCCGGATGTTTAACCTGAACCTTCTCGGCGATTTTCTCGTCGCTCAGGCCATAGCCGCCTTTATCAACCGGAGTGCGGATAATATCGTTGAAGTTCTTCTTCATTTCGGTCAGTTCGATCCGGTCCTGCGGACGTTTCGGACCGGCCAAGCTTGGCACTACCGAAGCCAGATCGAGTTCGATCAGATCGGAGAACTCGGGATCGGCCGTTTCGCTGGTCCGGAACATGCCTTGAGCTTTGTAATAAGCTTCGACAAGCGCGACCTGCTCGTCGGTACGTCCCGTGCTGCGAAGGTAATTCAGGGTTTCGCTGTCAACCGGGAAGAAACCGATGGTGGCGCCGTATTCAGGTGCCATGTTGGCCACCGTTGCCCGGTCGGCCAGGCTGATGTTGGCAAGACCCGGTCCGTAGAATTCCACGAATTTGCCGACAACGCCTTTCTTGCGGAGCATTTGCGTTACAGTCAGCGCAAGGTCGGTTGCCGTAGCGCCTTCAGCCAGGCTGCCGGTCAGCTTGAAGCCGATGACTTCAGGGGTTACGAAGTAAAGCGGCTGTCCAAGCATGCCGGCTTCGGCTTCGATCCCGCCGACACCCCAGCCGACAACGCCAAGGCCGTTGATCATCGTGGTATGGGAGTCGGTGCCGACCAGGGAGTCCGGGAAGACAACAGTTTGGCCGTCTACCGTTTTGGTAGCTGCAACCGATGCGAGGTATTCCAGGTTGACCTGGTGTACGATCCCCGTAGCCGGAGGAACGGCGCGGAAATTGTTGAACGCCGTTTGCGCCCAGCGCAGGAAGCGGTAACGTTCTTCGTTCCGCTCAAATTCGACATTCATGTTGTATTCGAGCGCTTCCGGCGTACCGAAAGCATCGACCATAACGGAGTGGTCGATAACGAGATCGACAGGAACCAGCGGATTAATTTGTTTGGGATCCCCTCCGGCTTTCTTGACGGTATCCCGCATGGCAGCAAGATCTACGACAACAGGGACGCCTGTAAAGTCCTGAAGGACGATACGCGCAGGGATAAACGGAATTTCTTTGTTATCATCGCGGCCTTCCGCCCAGCCGGCGATTTGCTTCACATGTTCATCGGTGATCGCGCGTCCGTCGAACTGGCGGATCGCAGCTTCAAGCAATACTTTAATGGAGAACGGAAGTTTGGAAACGCTGCCTAAACCTTGCGCCTCCAGGGATTTCAAATCATAGTAACGGTAGGTTTTGCCTCCGACTTCAAGCTGACGGAGGGCGGAGAACTGATCGTTCAATGGCATATGCTTACCTCCTGGGTTTCATTCTGTGAAACGACATTTCAAAAAATAATTCTAATTTAAGTATAATGCCTGGGCTCAGGCTCGTAAAGGACTTTTTGCCGCTCATAATGCCTATTTTTCCTGCATATCTATTGGAATGGTGCTAGTTATGATGCAAGAGAGCGGAGGGGGATAAGGATGGCGGAAGATTGGAAAAACGTGCTGTCTACCTATATTTTGCAGCAAAATCAGGACGAGGTGGATTATCGGCTGCGGGGTGGCCCGACCGTCGTTACCGATTTGGATTATTTGATGCGCCGGGGCGAACGCAAGGCACGGATGGCGAAATGGTACGAGGAGCGTGAGGCTTCGCCGCTCAGAAGCGAAACGAAAGCTAAGCTGGTCAGCGAGCCGGTGGAAACGGCGGATGAAGTCGAGGTCGATCTGCAGCTGCACCGCAAAATTTATTACAATAAAGCCGGGGTCAAACACCGGGAGGAGCGTTTGGACCAGCAGCGTCTACTCCTGGTTCGCAGCGGCGCGGATTGGGTGATTGAAACGGTGACGCAGAAGGTGCCGGAGCGCAGCCCGGTGTTGGCAGGGGCTTTTCCGAACAGCGGTCTGCCCGGTGATTCTCCGCGGAAAGCCGATAAGAGAGGACCCTATTTGAACCGGGACGTGCTGGGAACCGGCGGCGTGCCGAAGGGGCCGATTTACCGCAGGGAAGATGCAGTCAAATATGCGGATGACTGGTGGGATGGCTTTAATCCGGAATTCGCCGGTTTCGAGGTGGACTGCACCAACTACATTTCACAATGTCTCTTTGCAGGCGGAGCGCCAATAAACTATACTGGGAAAAGAGAATCGGGCTGGTGGTACAAAGGATATGTAGGCTCGCAGGAATCCTGGAGCTACAGCTGGGCAGTCGCGGGCAGTCTTGAGCGTTATTTAAGCACAAGCCGTTCCGCTCTTCGAGCCATATCCGTAGACCGCCCGGAGCAGCTGGAGCTCGGCGATGTAATCATCTATGACTGGGATGGGGACGGAGCTTATCAGCACAGTACGATTGTAACTGCCTTTGATGCCGGAGGCATGCCGCTCGTTAACGCGCATACGGTAAGCAGCCGGCACAGATATTGGGATTACAAGGATTCGTATGCCTGGACGGAGAAGACGAAATATCGTTTCTTTCACATTGCGGACCGGTTCTAACTAACAATTGAGACTTACAATAGATGAAGAGAGGTAAACCATGGGACAGGACAAAATGACCGTCGGCCTGGTATACGGCGGCAAATCCGGAGAACACGAAGTATCGCTGCAGACGGCTTTCGCTGTCATGGGCGCATTTGATTACGACAAATATGAGATCATTCCTTTTTTTATTACGAAAAAGGGTGAATGGAGGGTGGGCGGACGCCTGTCGGCTCCGCTTGCCTCTCTTGACAAACTGAAGCTGGAGCAGGGGGCCGGGGATACCTCGGCAGCCGTACAGCTGCTGTTCGCCGGATTGTCCGGAAGCGGTAAAGGCTTGGATGTGGTCTTCCCGCTGCTGCATGGGACAAACGGAGAAGACGGAACGATTCAGGGGTTGTTTGAAATGGCCAACCTGCCTTACGTAGGGGCGGGGGTGCTGGCATCGGCGGCCGGCATGGACAAAGCCGTCATGAAGAAACTGTTTGCCGACGCCGGGCTTGAGCAGTGCAAATTCTGTTATTTTACGTCGTCCTCCTGGGAGCGGAACAGCCATGAGCACCTGCAGGCCGTAGAAGATGAGCTGGGTTATCCATGCTTCGTGAAACCGGCCAACCTGGGTTCAAGCGTAGGGATCTCCAAAGCGTCCAACCGTGAAGAGCTGATTCAGGCGATTCAATATGCATTCCGTTATGATCTTAAAGTGATTATTGAAGAATTCGTGGATGCGCGGGAAATTGAAGTAGGCATCCTGGGCAATGACGAACCGCTGGCGTCAGTACCGGGCGAAATCGTCTCAAGCAGCGAATATTACGATTACACAGCTAAATATCTCGACGGCAAATCGCAGATGATTATTCCGGCCGAACTGGATACAGAGCTTGCAGAACGGGTACGCGATCTGGGGATCAAAGCGTTTAAGGCAATTGAAGGAAGCGGCTTGTGCCGGGCGGATTTCTTTGTCCGCCGAGATAACGGCGCTATCCTGATTAATGAAGTTAATACGATGCCTGGTTTCACACCATTCAGTATGTATCCGCTGCTTTGGCGCGAAACCGGCGTTTCTTACGCTGCGCTGCTGGACCGTCTGCTGGGGCTGGCTGTTGAACGATTTGAGGCCCGTCAGAATCTGGAGTTCGAAAGCGGCGTGCAATAAACGAACACCGGCTTTCCAAGAGAAAGGAAGTAGCGAATGGGTTTCCAAACCGAATTTAATTCTGTATGCAAATTCAAGAATGAACAGGAGTTCTATGAACTGCTGGAATACGGGCGCTGTAAAATGACCAAGTCCGGTCTCCGTATTTTCCCTACGGGCCAAAAAGTCATCGCTTACACGCCGGATAACCGGGCCGCGGCCATCGTGAAAATTACCGGCTGCATTGCGGAAATTAATTTCCAGGGCCAGGAAGTTACCGAGGTCGAGCTCCAGCTCGTTCGTGAACTGACAGAAGAGGAATCACGGATTCAGACCGCCCTCGCTCATGAAATGTTTTTTGGCGAGGCTCATGGCTGATACGAATAGGATTTTGTACGTTACGAAGCATAACTCTCGATACGGAGTCTGTGGGCGTTAGGCTGGATGCCAAGCTAAAAGGCTGGAGCGTTATCGTTATTTGCCTTGATGGACGAGCTGCCCTAGGATCAGGGCGACAGTGTTTTGAAATTTTCAAATTCGAATAATGAATAAAAACTCGCAAAAAAGAGTTGTCCAGGAACGGGCAGCTCTTTTTTTGTTGTCTAAATAAGGGATGAAGGAAGGGATAATTACAGCCCTAACTATTATTCGCGTTATGTTTACTGACCTAAACTTGACACAATTGTGTAGTTTTTTTTGTAATTTTATATAGTAATAAATAGTATTTTATAGTACAAATAAACTATTATAACTTATTGTTGAATAAAAGTAAAAAAATAATTGCCGAATCCGATAGTGGAAGTTATACTATTCTTATATTTCGTATCACTATATGTTATATAAACTAACATTTGGATGGGGGATTTGTATGAAGGTTAAAGGATTAGCTGCAATGGTGTTCGTGTTAGCATTAGTTACCGCAGGTTGTGGCAACAAGGAAACGGCATCAGGTTCCAGCGGTTCATCCAACTCGGGAAGCGGCGGCAAGGTCATCAAGATCGCTACCCAATCTCCTTTGTCAGGCGGAAGCTCCATTCAGGGCGAGGCTATCAAGCTTGGCGCTCAAATGTCCATGGAGGATCATAAAGAGGAATTTGCCAAGCTTGGTTATTCTCTTGAACTCGTGCCCTATGACGATCAGGGAGATGCCAAGAAAGGGGTAGCCAATGCGGAGCAAATCGGCGCAGATCAATCTATTGTTGGCGTCATCGGTCACTTGAATTCCGGGGTTACCATTCCTTCCTCCGTTGTTTACGAGAAATACAATATCGCGATGATTTCTCCAGCGAGCACGGCTACCGAAGTCACAGACCGCAAGCTGAAGGTCGTGAACCGTGTTGTAGCCCGCGATGATTTCCAGGGGCCTGCGGCTGCTGAATATGCAATCAAGACGCTTGGCGCCAAAAACATCTTTGTCATTCAAGATAAAACGGCATACGGCCAGGGGTTGGCTGACGCGTTCAGAACCGCAGCCGAGCAAGCCGGCGCCACCATTTCCGGTTATGAAGGTATTACGGTCGGCGAGAAGGATTTCAACGGGGTTCTAAATATCGTT includes the following:
- a CDS encoding GntR family transcriptional regulator, whose protein sequence is MIIQLDMQSEVPIYIQLMNQIIEGIAASRLKPGEALPSVRHLAADIGVNLHTVNKAYTLLKQEGYIQIHRQKGVVVQPDGLPGLTPEFMAKQLEQLRPIIAESILRGMNLSGLLSQVQKLYEQISPSPPQSGKEPTP
- a CDS encoding D-alanine--D-alanine ligase, with the protein product MGQDKMTVGLVYGGKSGEHEVSLQTAFAVMGAFDYDKYEIIPFFITKKGEWRVGGRLSAPLASLDKLKLEQGAGDTSAAVQLLFAGLSGSGKGLDVVFPLLHGTNGEDGTIQGLFEMANLPYVGAGVLASAAGMDKAVMKKLFADAGLEQCKFCYFTSSSWERNSHEHLQAVEDELGYPCFVKPANLGSSVGISKASNREELIQAIQYAFRYDLKVIIEEFVDAREIEVGILGNDEPLASVPGEIVSSSEYYDYTAKYLDGKSQMIIPAELDTELAERVRDLGIKAFKAIEGSGLCRADFFVRRDNGAILINEVNTMPGFTPFSMYPLLWRETGVSYAALLDRLLGLAVERFEARQNLEFESGVQ
- a CDS encoding branched-chain amino acid ABC transporter substrate-binding protein, yielding MKVKGLAAMVFVLALVTAGCGNKETASGSSGSSNSGSGGKVIKIATQSPLSGGSSIQGEAIKLGAQMSMEDHKEEFAKLGYSLELVPYDDQGDAKKGVANAEQIGADQSIVGVIGHLNSGVTIPSSVVYEKYNIAMISPASTATEVTDRKLKVVNRVVARDDFQGPAAAEYAIKTLGAKNIFVIQDKTAYGQGLADAFRTAAEQAGATISGYEGITVGEKDFNGVLNIVQSKNPDFIFFGGMYAEGGLIVKQARDKGITAPVMGGDALDSSGMVDIAKDDIVGTLYSSVSTDITKTDPGKKWADQYEQKFGKKPEGYSAYAYDSMSVMLEAVKKSIEDNGGQLPAREKIRDAVRATKDFEGVATKVSFDDIGDNSYAKVFIYKFEAASYPGSMVSEVSK
- a CDS encoding amidase domain-containing protein; the encoded protein is MAEDWKNVLSTYILQQNQDEVDYRLRGGPTVVTDLDYLMRRGERKARMAKWYEEREASPLRSETKAKLVSEPVETADEVEVDLQLHRKIYYNKAGVKHREERLDQQRLLLVRSGADWVIETVTQKVPERSPVLAGAFPNSGLPGDSPRKADKRGPYLNRDVLGTGGVPKGPIYRREDAVKYADDWWDGFNPEFAGFEVDCTNYISQCLFAGGAPINYTGKRESGWWYKGYVGSQESWSYSWAVAGSLERYLSTSRSALRAISVDRPEQLELGDVIIYDWDGDGAYQHSTIVTAFDAGGMPLVNAHTVSSRHRYWDYKDSYAWTEKTKYRFFHIADRF
- a CDS encoding DUF1648 domain-containing protein, which produces MNTINVVLFFLIFIPISVLQIALPYLTRRTVSFGITVSEEVWNSPPVADMRKRYALLSTVLCLIFGLAFGFAAVQMKADTIGIAVAGFAVALLIGTFVLHLYFYGKMKALKASLPAASTPGKTALPLDTSFRKQRLILSGKWYLIHLAIIIACAVFALAQYDRIPDQIPMHYDLNGNVDRMETKSVRILLLPNLLQLFMTGLLLSINFIIYKSKQQLNPADPEESSRRNAAFRRRWSVLILP
- a CDS encoding DUF5808 domain-containing protein; its protein translation is MSLLLVVLFFFMQLTMIYSIDPKWISPVALSIPLLIVAGSIWMSFSTGQSGTRLARKSGTEGNPSAVPVDDDRHWKLGGSTYYNPNDPSLFIEKRVGIGWTVNFARPLAWLFFLAPFVIIVLLLVFTS
- the acnA gene encoding aconitate hydratase AcnA, whose product is MPLNDQFSALRQLEVGGKTYRYYDLKSLEAQGLGSVSKLPFSIKVLLEAAIRQFDGRAITDEHVKQIAGWAEGRDDNKEIPFIPARIVLQDFTGVPVVVDLAAMRDTVKKAGGDPKQINPLVPVDLVIDHSVMVDAFGTPEALEYNMNVEFERNEERYRFLRWAQTAFNNFRAVPPATGIVHQVNLEYLASVAATKTVDGQTVVFPDSLVGTDSHTTMINGLGVVGWGVGGIEAEAGMLGQPLYFVTPEVIGFKLTGSLAEGATATDLALTVTQMLRKKGVVGKFVEFYGPGLANISLADRATVANMAPEYGATIGFFPVDSETLNYLRSTGRTDEQVALVEAYYKAQGMFRTSETADPEFSDLIELDLASVVPSLAGPKRPQDRIELTEMKKNFNDIIRTPVDKGGYGLSDEKIAEKVQVKHPDGRESLLGTGAVVIAAITSCTNTSNPSVMLGAGLLAKKAVERGLTKPAYVKSSLTPGSLVVTQYLEKAGLIGPLEQLGFHVAGYGCATCIGNSGPLPDEVSAAIADNDLTVAAVLSGNRNFEGRVHAQVKANYLASPPLVVAYALAGTVNIDLQTEPLGYDQAGEPVFLKDIWPSSQEIKEAIGLSVSPEMFRSKYENVFTQNERWNSIPVPEGELYEWDEKSTYIANPPFFEHIADGLKDIGEIRKARVLALLGDSVTTDHISPAGNISPSSPAGIYLNDHGVARKDFNSYGSRRGNHEVMMRGTFANIRIRNQVAPGTEGGVTKYLPTDEVMSIYDASMKYQSEGNNLVVIAGKEYGTGSSRDWAAKGTYLLGVKAVIAESFERIHRSNLVGMGVLPLQFQEGGSWKSLGIDGTETFDILGLSNEVKPGQILTVVATRTDGTQFEFPVAARLDSMVDVDYYHNGGILQTVLRQMIQVGV